The genomic interval GCTACAGTTTAGTTAGCTCCCAAAGCCCCTGGATGCACTGGTTCAGACCTCTATTACAGGAGGGGAAACTAAGGATCAGTGAGGCGCCAAAGGCTGTATGGATAATTACAGAGCCCACTTAATGGCAGATTTCTAACTCCAGAGTTCCTACAATCGTAGCACTCCTCCTAGGACTCTCAAAGCTCAACTTCTATCTGCCCTTCAAAATCTAGCTCCATGCTTGGCTTGGCTTCCCACATTCAGGGTGCTTTGTGATCTTCCTCCAGAGTCTCCTTAGGTATTCCTGTTTTTTAGACTTTTATACCACATCTTGGATAAGTTGCCCTTGACACTTTGGTGAGGACATTACAACCTTCCAAAGTTATTTTTTCCCTCTGGAAGTCTAGGGCCCTCCCTGGCTCCTGGATTTGAAATCCTTTGTTTCCCTAGAAGACAGTGTCTTCTCTCCCTTCCAGGTCCTGGGTTCTGGCAGCAACaccatttctttctcttagcTGGGCCTGCACtcacccctccgtggcctcttCCGACCGCTGCTGCCTGAGCTCCCCAAGCTGGCACAGCAGGTCTGTGGCTAGTGCCAGTAGCAGCCTGGGGTGATAAACTGGGGGAGGGACCAGCCTGGGTAGGGTGTGGCCATTGCTTCACCTCCCATCCAGAAAGGATAGTTAGAACCACATGTTGTAAACAGAGCCCAGAGTTCAACTCCTtgcccctcctgcctgcttgaCAGGCAGCTCAAGAGAGTCCTCCTTCCTTAGACCCCTGGGCTCCTGCACCCAGTCCCTCTTTGCTTAGACCAGGAAGTCCATGCTCCGGCTCTCCCTGCTCAGAGTCTAGACCCCAGCTTCTCcctcctcagactcagagatccagtTCCAGTCTTCTCCTTTAGGACCCAGGAGTCACAGACCTTAGTCCTGAACACactgtcccctctcccccagaaAGCTGTgtcccctttctcccctaagtggATTCAGGTTGCCAAAGGCTCAGTGATGCCAATTCCCACCCCCCCAAGACTGGCCCTGGTACAGATGTCTCCAGCTATTAGGGAAAAGAAGTGGCCAGCCCTGGTTTCACCCTCCCTGGGAGGACAAAAGCCGATTAAAGGCATTACCAAACTCAGCCAGGGGCCTGAGTCACAGGCCCTACTGGGTGGTATTCTTACATGCACATCCCTGGCTTACCCCCTAACTTCCACAGCCCACCCTGCGGGTGGTCGACTTCATGTGACATATGGGGAAAGCAAGACTCAGCTACTTTTGCAGGTTCTTCCACAGGCTCCTCGCCCAGCCAGCTCTTTCTCACCCTCAGGCCCCAACTCCCTCCCCTTACCTCTCCCATCTCTAAAGTCCACTCTCATTTAACTCAGTAAGCTTATTTCGACCCCAGCAGGCTCatgcctttgtttttctgtctgtctcctctagGACACCAATGGGTTTTTGTGGAGGCAGAAGGCTCATGAAGTGGAGTCTGACTATTTAGGCAGAACACAACATTACACATAAAAACAGAGGTGTGGCCTCTGAAAGAGCCTGTCGTGCATGAGAGGCCGAGAGGCTTCGGCAGCatgtgtctggctgtgggtcaGTCCTCAGTTTCTGTCCCTGGACTGTCATCTTGATGAAGGGAGAGGGTGGCCCCACCGCCTAGCACACTGCCACAAATATGTGAAGGGCAGAGGGCACAAAGTCGACTGAAGGCCAAAGGCAGTGGCTGGGAACTGGGCAGAGGGTTGCACCTTCCCAGGACTTGTAAACAGACGGACCAGAGCCTTTCGGGGGCAGTTAAGCTAAGCGGCCATTATGGTGATGTACTGGTCCAAGTTGCTAGATTAGGTCTGAATTCCTCATCTAGAAACTGCTAAGCTATTCTGCCCAcccagagtgggtgggtgggggactgCTTCATGAGCAGTACCACATGGGgctttcctcccccttccttctggGAGTGCATGCATGGTTTGCTCCCTGGCCTCACTCAGCTCAGCCTcactgatgggggtggggggttgggtgcGTCACATGCAGTCAGTCACTACCCTAGTCCGTCACCATATGATTTCCTAATCATATTATTTGTTCTGTCTCCCCATGAAATTGTCTGGGGACCCCAAATGCAGGGCCTTCTCTGTTGTGTTCTGCTCTTAGCTGGTACATTTTCCCATTTTCTAAGCCTAGCTTCAGCCACCTGTCACACTGGATACCTTATATCTGTCACAGTTCACTCTGCTAGGACTGACTGCCTTCCCATCCCAATGTAACATGTGGGGAGTACGGGCTTGGGATGTTTATTGAAGATGAAGAACACTTTTGGAAGAACAAGTGATTGGGATGAAGCAGTAGGGGAAGGGTTGGATTCCCCAAGCCCTTGTGACTTCAGGGCCCTGCTCTTTGTCCCATTCAAGGTTccctgaagaccaggctggctagaGGCAGAAGGGAGGGATACTGAGATTGCCAGAACCCCAGGCAGAGGGCACTGGGGTAAGGGTATACCCAGTGGGGCCATGGCGAGCATGGCAGGAATGGGGCAAAGGTAGGGCTGAGGAGGACCTggtagtgggggaggggagcctaGCCAACTAGGGCCCCCCttgggtgctagaaattaaacttgtgcatgctagacaaatgtTCTGTCATTGAGCCATGCTCCTACCTCCTCCAGCCCTTTGCCCTGAGAAGTCACTTGTCAGCTGTATCAGGCCTGGACTTTGGTTCCTGGGGATGTACTAGGTCAATGTACCTTCATGTTTCTTGACATGTctgaatgtatatgtatttgtatgtgtcatGACCTATGCATGTTTGTTAGCCTGTGAGTATATGTTTTGTCTTGGATTTTCAGCTTGTATGGGGATGTGCTCATGTTTTTATGGATCTGTATACTGGGattggggatatagttcagttggtGCAGTGCTTGCCTCACTCCACCTAGATTTGATCCCCAATACTGTATAGTCTGAGTATGGGGGTgaacatttgtaatcccagcactgtggtggtggagacaagaagatctgatgttcaaagtcatcttgaactacatggtgagttcgaagctagcctggGATGTATATATGATGCCCCGCCtctaaaacagcagcagcagcagcaacaacaacaataaaaacaacaagaatCTATGTACATGTTGGGTGTGTCATGGTCCccatgtgtgtttgggtgtgctGAGAGCCTGCAGGACTCACTATTTGCTCAGGCGGAGAGCTTAGGGGTTATACTGTCCATTTCCCTCACCTATCCCCATCTACCCCACATCATAGGAGCCTGGAAACTCAGCATGCCACCCACCTCCACTGCCTCTTCTTGGTCCTCACTCAGATAGTTTTAAAGCTCCATGAACCTTTGACTTAAGCCTGTTtcctgaagaacatccagaggatCTTTAGAAAGCATAAAGCCGACCACGCCCTTCCAGCCCATCATTGCTTCCCCACCCTCCTCCCAAATAAAGCTTCAGTCTTGGACATGGCCTTCTAACCCATCCTAGAGcccacctcagcctccctccCCCGGGGAGCTGTCTCTGCACTGTCAGGTActgctccttcctccttccagtGGGTGTTCTTGCTCGTGTCGCTCTGCTCTCCCTACCTCCCTTGCTTGGCAGCTGATGCCTGCCCATCCATGAGTCTGCTGTCACCTCGTTGGAAAAGCTTCCCACAATCATTTTCTCAGggttttctctgttttgaaaGCAGGACACAttttctcatgtagcccaagctggcttcagaCTGACTATGTAGTCAAAGATGACTTTAAActtctttctgatcctcctgcgtCCACCTCCCTACTTCtgaattataagcatgtgccactatgcctacTTTGTGTGGTCCTGAAGACAGACCCTTGGGCTTTGTGCACGCTAGACAAGGACTCCAGTAACTAAGCTACACCCCGAGCTCcatgatttttccttttatcacATTGGTTTGTTGACAATGTTCTGTAAGTGGGTGAGCGAGAGaggttgagacagagtttctttcactctgtagccctggctgacctgcaactcactatgtagcccaggcttgccttgaattaaacatggtgatcctcctgactcagcttcccAAGGACTGGCATCAGAGGTGTGTGCCACATGCCTGGCAACAACAATACTCTCATTAACATCTGTGTCCTCAGCTCTACTGAGACTGTCCTGCTTAGTTACAGAAAGTCTAAGCCTGGAACCTCTAGGTGTTGAATGTCTGTCTGGGGATGGAATCTGTGACTAGAGCCTTTTCAGAATTAAGGATGGGGCATACAATAACTGTCAACTCCACATTCCCTGCTCTGAGAAGGCTGAAGGTGTCCATCTCTCTGCTTCACTGGACAGGTACAGGAAACCCAACCGGCTCagtgcctctgtgtctctgtgtcatcATTTGGGAAATGGGCTGATCATAATGACAGCGGTCTCATCCAGTTACTGGCAAGATCGCATGGATAAATGAAGGCTCCAGCCAGTCAGGATACCCTTGGGGCAGGGGTGGGATCTGATTcacagatctgaggcctggcacCAGGAAGGGCCTCAGGAAATGACAAACAATTCTCAGAGAGCAAGCCTTTGTGAGTATGCTTGCCTGGATCCTGTGTAAGGAGCCTTACTCAAGCAGATTCTTTCTGACTCCTCATGACAGTAAGGGCAGCTTGGCTATTAATAGCCCCATGTCACACTTCACACATTCCTTTACTTATCAATCTAATAAATACTTGTATGTCCCATGTGTCTGGCATTCCCTGTAAACAAGGCAGACACAACCCTACTCTTAGCGAGATCAGTGTCTAGTAGAGTCAGACACTCTACCCAGTATACTCAGCCAGACAGTAGACTTACATTACATCTCCTGGCCTAGTGTGTGCCAAATGACACACACTTGAATCTGACAACAACCCTGCAGATGCCTGTTTggagctcaggaaaaaaaaatcaaaaaaagagcCCTGGTTGTTACTTCACAGATCATAGTAATTTGGTGAAATGGATCTCTGCGATACAGGTTCCATATTGCCTTAAAGCATAGTGTCCTGCTGTGTATCTCTGTTGTGAGATAGGAGGCTTCCGGCTTCTTCTTGAACCCCAACACTTATCTACCAAAGGAGGTACAAGGAATGAGGAATTTGGGGTTACTGGGGCCGGGGAGCcatgccaggtttttttctttttctttctctctctctttctttctttctttctttctttctttctttctttctttctttctttctttctttctttttttttgcctgcaCAGGAACCTCTTGCTGGGACTGATAAAGATACATGGACTGCAGATGGAGTGCTTACTTAGCCTTCACCAAGCCCCAGGTTTGGCTCTAAGTAGCACCACAAGACAGACAAGACTCATAACTGAACCAGGACTTAATGCCTGCTCTGACAGAGCCACGCAACATCTCTGATTGCTCTGCCACTGTTTCTCCAGCCTTTTAGATCCAGGGAAGCTGGACGGTAACTCTCCTTTCTCTAAGGACGGTGTGAAGGTGCAAAAGCCAACTTAAAAGTTCTCATGTTTTGGAAGTCGCCCCAGAGTTGCTGGGTTGATGAAGGTCGATTGTCAATGAGCAGATGAATGGATTGACTGACAGAGTAGAAAGGGGGGGCTGCAAGGAGCTCTTCCAGTTACCGGGTGCCCCTTCCGCTTACCTTTTGCACGCTTGTATTTCTTCATTTGGAAAAAGCGGTTAAAAACCCTTCCAcgttattttttttaagagggcagAAGACATGAAAATCAGCGCTTGAACTGAAGCTGAAAACACTAAGGGCACAGCTGTTGTTCTTGGTCACACAGAGAATAAGGAACCTGAGCAAGTGCCCTATTCCGATAGACTAGCATTTCGGACACTTCTCCCAAGATCGCACTGGGATAGCCGGTAGTCCTTACGTCAAGGTGGGTcattctaccccccccccccgcaggacGTCAATGGCTCAGTCCAAGGATCTCGCCCCCTCGTGGAAGTGGGTCAGTCCACCCAGTCCCAGTCTCCCGTCCCCCCGCAGGATGTGCGGGATTTCTTCCAAGCTGTTACCGGCTCACCTTTGACCTTGCCTTTTCGCCACCGCCTGCGACTGCGGTTCTTCGATCCTTCTTTGGCTTGTCTGGAGGCCTGGGCCCCCACGGGCGCCGATTCCACGGCCGGCTCCATCAATTCTTTCCAGTCCCGGCGCTGGGCCCAATTCCAGCTACCAAGTCCCTCTCATTGAGTCAATCCTAGTTACACACCACCGCCAGGCCCCCAAACCATCCAATCCTGGGCAGGCTCCTCGCTGAGCTCCGCCTTTAATGGGTGGAGCTGAAGGTCTTGGCCCGCCCATTCGCTCAGGTTAAAGGAACCGCGCAGGCCACCACAacgacaaaaacaaaacaaaacaaagcaaaagcaaccCTGGAGGCGACGGAAAGTGTCCTCAGAGCAGGAATAGTGAGGAGTCGCGCTAGAGTCACTCCAACAGAGAATCCTCAGTCGTCTCGTGCAGGTGCTGACCCTCGCCAACCCCTTCACCTTTCCTGGAACTTGGCCCGCCCACTTGCCCCTGGAGCAACTGGAAGAACCGGCGGGCAGGGGGCGGGCAACCGAAGGCGTGGACGGGGCCGACCTGGGGGCGTGGCCGCACTTGGTAGCCTCACGTGTTCACTCCTgatgtttttcagacagggtcctACATTGTAGtcgaggctggccttgacctttcAGCAAACTACCTTCCAGTCTCACATGCTGGCTCCCTCCTAGTTCTTATAGCTCTGTCTCTTGAggtttctctccctctgccctgtcTTTTCCCTCAGAATCAAAGGGATGGGGGGCAGGAAAGGGGGAAGACGCAGTCCTGAGGCCTAGCAGCTTGCAGGCCTCAGGGTTGACCTACTGAAAGGAGCGAAAGTCGAGGGAGCCCACGTGCCCCGGAATAGGCGGGAAACAGGAGGCCCGAGACTTGCACATGCGCACATGGCTCACTGCGCTCTCCGCCGCTTCTGGGTGGCCCAtgcctccattttcttcttgacAGAGCAAGCGTTACTCTGTTCTCTGAGAACAGAGAAACCTCTCGGGCCTTTGGGGAGGAGGGACGGGCTCCCTGAGGTGAAAGACCATCACTACCGGCCCCTCAGGACTAAGATTCCCCCCGTGCTTCTGTCAGGACTGGGCTCTATGGCGTTACCTGTCACTGCTTCagagaggcagcaggaagaaccACCGCACTTCATCAGCACCTCACTATGCTGTTTCCATTCAGCCGTGACCTTGCCACAGACTTCTGCAGCCCTATCCAGGCCTCTCTCCCAAGCTTCTATACGCCATGAAACCTAGTCATTCCACGGCGCTGAGGCCCGGTAGAGGCACCTGGCAGCAGGGGCAAGACCTTCTCGAAGCAGAGGCTGTGAATGTCCCGGATGTTGAGCTAGTCTACACCACACTTGCCAAGTGTAAGGCCCACATTGAGCATTGTGCTGCTGTTGCTTAGTGTGATGTTTGCCTCACAACTATTGCTTGgccatttcctccctccctccctccctccctccctccctccctccctccctttcttccttccttccattcttccttccttcccaaatGAGTGCTAGGAGGAAGGTGGTTTCTTTGACCTGATTCCCGAGTTAGAGCTCTTTCCCACTTCAATTTGATTTCCTTCAAATCTTTTGTAGGGGGGCAGCCTGGTGTAAAGGGAGACAAACCTTGTTTTTACGCCTGTGTTTGCCGTTTCCTAACCGCAGGGCCTTGTGTAAGAGCCTTCATTTTTATGCCTCAGCATCCCttctctacagaccaggctgggggtgggagggggtttGCTGTTTATTTTACAGGATTCTTGAAAGATGACCTGAGTGTTATAATCCCAGATACAGAGAATGCTTAGCACAACTAAGTGACTGGCCCTGGAACGCGCTAGTCTTCCAGGTTCGGACTCACCTGTGTCCCAGTAGTGTTTCTGCAGGATGGATTTCTTCCCATGTGGTAATTTCCCGCCATACCCTGACATCTTTTCAAAATCAGATTTCTTTTTGGAGAGCAGTGGTATTTCCAGGATCACTGTTCCACAGCTTGAATCTGGAGGATTTGACTTTGAGGATGAACTCAGGTGTTTCTCTGTGTCAGACTCTGTAACACAATCAAAAAATGTCTTCCACTCTTGGGATGACTGCTGTATGGATAGTTCATGTAGTCTTGTTAAAAACCCTGACTCTGTCAGGGATCCCTGCTCAGATTTGGCCCCTTGGACTAGAGGTGTTTGCTGGGCTGTAGGGTCTGACTGCTCAGGTCTCTCTTGGGATAGCAAGTCAATTTGGGTAGGGAGTTTCTTGTGCGGTCCAGATACAGCCTGGGCTGTAGATGTAGTCTCTACTTCTGTAGCCAGAGGTGGTTCTGCTGGTCCAGATTCTGTCATCCCCACATGTTCCTCTCTGAGTTGTGGTTCCTTTTGAGTTCTATACACTTTTCCCACCCCAGGTCCGTTATGGGAGGTGGCTTCCTGTTGATCCGAGAGCACTTTCTGGCTTGGGGATGACTGCTGGGGTGCAGGGAAGGATAATGGGGTGAGAAATTTCTGGAGCAGAGCAGATTGTTGAATTCCCTGTTCCTGCTGGAATTCAgcttcttgctgggcagtgggcTCATTTGGGAGACTTTGTTTCTGTGGGGTACCAAATCCCTGCAGCATCTTTGTTCCTGGGTGGTCCATGAGGGTtgtttctggcccaggatctggCTTGATTATAGGCCTCTCCTGTGTCTCAGGTTTCCATTCTGGCCTAGATACTGAGGTAGAACTTGGCTCCGTAGTTATTTCCCTTGTGAAAGAAATTGGTCTCCTAGGCTTCATCCTTCTGCCCCCTACCCTTCAGGCTCCCCTCTTCACAGATCTTTCATGATGGCATTTCCCTTTGGGCTCTAATCTTTTGTCCTGGCATTCCTGGTCTTCCTTTATAGCTGGTCTGTGGGTTTATCACTGCTGGTCCCCACTCCTTGCCAAGTGATCACTCCTCCGTGCCTCTTACTTTGGGAGAGGGATTAGGGATTAGGAGGAGGCTTATGTGCCCAGTACTGTGTTACAAGAAGGGAGGGGCTTGTTCTCTTGTGTCATAAATAGGGCCCCACCCCACTCACCACACAGTTAAAATGACCGATGACCCTTCTCATAAGGTAAGTATCTTAACTTAGTCTTCTGTTTCATCTGGGATGATTATAGGTGAGCTGGATGAGTGGTCCCTACCCCCAGAGATGGGAATCTCAtttaccccaggctagcctcaagctacTAATCTTCCTGTCCTCATTTCCCAAATTCTGTGACCACAGGTGTGTACCACTCTAGTTCAGTATTTTGCCCCTCCTAATCCCAGAGGAACACGTGAGGAGTCTCTATACTTTTAATAATAGTTTCCTTTTCGTTCACTCTAACGACTTGGTTATCAGTTGAATTGTCTTAGATTGTTGCTCTGGCCATTTTATACTCCTactaaaaagtaaacaaaacaaagcaggtgCCATCCTGTTTTTATAGGCTCAAAACCCTTTTGGATGGCAGCTGAGATCCTCCATACCATCTTTCTAGCTTTGAGCTGTGTTTCTGCATTTATATCTCTTGTACTATGTGAGAATCCCACAGAGTGCAGTGATAATGATGGGGATGCTGGTGGTGGTGACAGGAGTCATAAACACTGAGGGCTGTCTAGATGCTAAGAAACCACAATTTCTAAACCTTTATTGTTTCTAACCAGGCAGCATCTGATTGCGAGCTCTACCTGCCTTTTATACCCTGTATCAACCTTGCACCtccaaacaagtgaaagagtAGAGAATATCCAGGAGGGAGAAGTACATGGAAACTCTGGGAAGGGTTTCAAATGAACAGGGCTAAGGATGACACAAATTCACTGTAAGTAACCAGACCCCATTTGATCAAAATAACTGATATTCACTTTATATATATGCACTATGTATTTAATGATTTTCTTTGCTAGTTTTCTGATTATATTTATGGTAAGTGAGACCAACAGGTGGCCGAGGTTTCTTGCATTCTTTTATGGTAAACAGGAAGCATAAGAAAAGAGTGGCAAGTGCAGGTGGCACTAGAGGGCACAGTAACTGATACTCTGTTGGGTGGTGACTTTTGAGAGCACTGGGATGCTCTTGgtgaggatggggtggggagaagaagcaTTCTAGGGCTGGTCATCTTTTCACTGAGAGAGTCTGACTGGAAGAGTAGAGTCTCAGGACTACAAAGGCAGTGCAAAGCTTGCTAGTTGACATTGTTTGAGAAATTGCTGGCAGGCTCTGGAGAGTCTTTGTGACTTCCTGTGGTGCTTTCGGTGTCCTAGGGCACAAATAAAAGGGGGAGCTAtcattaaaatcttaaaagtactttatattatttttatttgtgtgtgctaCTTGTGTGAGAATGCGTGAAGAGGTCAGGATAGAAtttcagatcacctggaacttgAATTATAGGTAGTGGGAGCCATCTGACATGTCTACTGGGAAACCGATCTGTTcctctgattttattattttgttttgttttgttttgttttgagacagggtctctttgagAGGttctcgctgtcctggaactcattctgtagactagggtagcctcaaactcagagatctgcttgcctctgcctcctgttgcAGAGAATAATGCAGGGACTAAAGGAGTGTGCCAACACTGTCTGGCTaccttggtcctctgaaagagcagtaagtgctcttaattgtcGAGCTGTTTCTCCGgctcctttaaaaacattttaaaatttaatttttatgtaaactGTAAAAATTATGAGATGCGACTAACAGTGCTAgctcatgcctgcaatcccagcgcACAGAAGGCAGAAGGTTTTTAAGTTTGAGGTCCACCTAGACTATAAAGTAAATCCAGGTCAGCTCAGGCTATAATGAAAATCCATCTCAAAAAGGCAAacaagccaggaatggtggcgcacacctttaatcccagtgctcacgaggcagagaagcaggtggatctctgtgagttccaggccagtctggtctccagagtgagttccaggagagccagggctacacagagaaaccctgtctcaaaaaaccaaaccaaaaagaaaagaaaaaaaaaaatcaaaaagcccAACAAGGAAGAAGCTCATCAGGTCCCAGCAACCCTGGCTCCTTATGCTTTGGTAAACACTGCTGTTGAAGAATCTAGGAATTTGAGTAAACCTTTTAAGTTCCAGAAAAGTGTACCCTGATATTTTTGCTCTTTCCTACAAGCTGACACTGAGTAGAAAGGGGCTAGGTGATGCAGCCTTACCTCCACCTCTAGTGACCTCATAGGACTGAGCGTGTTTAAGCAAGACCGTCCTTGAaacttactgttttttttctcaCTGCCCTTGACATGATCACAGGGACACTGCTTCCTTGGTGGCCCCAGCACtgctgtggtttttctttttgggaCTTGCAGGAACCAATCTGTAACAACAGGCTGCTGCTTAGACGGGGAGATTGGTATGTTTGACCATAGGGACTTGGGCAGGGCTTCTGAGCCTCTGGTGTCTCTTTCATATAGACTGAGAAAAAGATCAACCTAGAACACCAAGCTGTGTGAACCCCAGGATTTCTAGATTGGTTTCGTGACCCTTGGGGGCAGGGGTTTGCTGATGTGTTTAGAAGGGGGCAttgggatgtccctgtggagaccaaagaatgaaaaaatgaGGCCCAGGTGTTTTCAGTGCTACACCTCTGCTGCTTCCGTCCTTTCTATAAGGAGCATTAGGCTAAGACTGGGATCCAAGATGGTTTTAGAGGGCcagaaaaaagtaaaaacccTTTGGGAAGGTAGTGCTGGGAATTTGGGGTTGGGGTAGAGGCACAGCTTGTGATTGGGTTAGTGCTTGTATAGATCTTCATAGGCATCTAGCTCTTGTCTGATTCACAGAGAGAGCAGGCATTAGTGCAGCTTCTGGTCAGATGCTGAGGTTAGCTCAAATAACATCTGTCCTGGTCTCAAACGGGCTCAGGGAGATGAAGCTTAAGGACCATGATGGCACCAACCCTGAGGACAAGGCTGAATTACTGACCTTTGCATTCACATTCCTGGCCACCTTCCAAGAGCCACCTCCTAGGAGCCCGGTGTTGGTCCCCGTGGTTTCTGGCGCCCCCTGTCGGAGGGAAACACATTTACAGTTACTTCTAGATGCTGTGAAGGGCAAGCTTTCTGCCCCTATCCTCCAACATGGGTACCTAGATCAGCACaatctctgagtctctctctctctctctctctctctctctctctctctctctctctctctctctctctctctgtgtgtcccctTCCACTGCTGGGCTCTATGATACTCCAAAATAGGAATATTCTAAGTGGATAAAGAACTGAGAGTTAAAGTCTAGCctaaaagctggagagatggcccagtggttaaaaaaacttgctgctcttgcagagagagCCCAGACTGAATTCCCagcagcacctgcatggtggcttGCAGTCATCTGTAAGTCTAGATCCAGGGTATCCAGTGCTCTGTCCTTATCTCCAGA from Arvicanthis niloticus isolate mArvNil1 chromosome 1, mArvNil1.pat.X, whole genome shotgun sequence carries:
- the Cxcl17 gene encoding C-X-C motif chemokine 17 — protein: MKLPASSFLLLLPVMLPMLLVSSSPDPGGARNHGDQHRAPRRWLLEGGQECECKDWFLQVPKRKTTAVLGPPRKQCPCDHVKGSEKKNRHRKHHRKSQRLSRACQQFLKQCQLASFALPL